In Fusobacterium periodonticum ATCC 33693, the following are encoded in one genomic region:
- a CDS encoding THUMP domain-containing class I SAM-dependent RNA methyltransferase, which translates to MIFIASTTMGLESVVKEECLALGFKNIKVFDGRVEFEGDFKDLVKANIYLRCSDRVFIKMAEFKALSYEELFQNVKAIEWQDFINENGEFPISWVSSVKSKLYSKSDIQRISKKAIVEKLKEKYKREIFLENGALYSIKIQCHKDVFIVMLDSSGEALTKRGYRAVKRLAPIKETLAAALVYLSKWRADEVLLDAMCGTGTIAIEAAMIARNIAPGANRNFAAEKWSVIDEKLWTDIRDEAFSSEDLSKELKIYASDIDEKSIEVAKENAEKAGVEEDIIFEVKDFKDIESPAKYGAVIVNPPYGERLMNDEDIEELYRDFGKFCKKNLAKWSYYIITSYEDFEKAFGKVATKNRKLYNGGIKCYYYQYFGDRKNGYRN; encoded by the coding sequence ATGATATTTATAGCAAGTACAACGATGGGCTTGGAAAGTGTTGTAAAAGAAGAATGTCTTGCTCTAGGCTTTAAAAATATAAAAGTATTTGATGGTAGAGTTGAATTTGAAGGAGATTTTAAAGACTTAGTAAAAGCTAATATATATTTGAGATGCTCTGATAGAGTTTTTATAAAAATGGCAGAGTTTAAGGCTCTTAGTTATGAAGAATTATTTCAAAATGTAAAGGCTATTGAATGGCAAGATTTTATAAATGAGAATGGAGAATTTCCAATTTCTTGGGTTAGTTCAGTAAAATCTAAACTATACTCAAAGTCAGATATTCAAAGAATAAGTAAAAAAGCTATAGTTGAAAAACTAAAAGAAAAATATAAAAGAGAAATCTTTTTAGAAAATGGAGCACTTTACTCTATAAAAATTCAATGTCATAAAGATGTATTTATAGTTATGTTAGACAGTTCAGGTGAAGCTCTAACAAAAAGAGGCTATAGAGCAGTAAAGAGATTAGCTCCTATAAAGGAAACTTTAGCTGCTGCCTTGGTCTACTTATCGAAATGGAGAGCAGATGAAGTTTTACTTGATGCCATGTGTGGAACAGGTACCATTGCAATAGAAGCAGCTATGATAGCTAGAAATATTGCACCAGGAGCAAATAGAAACTTTGCTGCTGAAAAATGGTCTGTGATTGATGAAAAACTTTGGACAGATATAAGAGATGAGGCTTTCTCTAGTGAAGATTTATCAAAAGAGTTAAAAATATATGCTTCAGACATAGATGAAAAAAGTATAGAAGTAGCAAAGGAAAATGCTGAAAAAGCTGGAGTTGAAGAAGATATTATCTTTGAAGTTAAAGATTTTAAAGATATTGAAAGTCCTGCAAAATATGGAGCAGTAATAGTTAATCCTCCTTATGGGGAAAGACTTATGAATGATGAAGATATAGAAGAATTATATAGAGATTTTGGTAAGTTCTGTAAAAAGAATCTAGCTAAATGGTCTTACTACATAATAACTTCTTATGAAGACTTTGAAAAAGCTTTTGGAAAAGTAGCTACTAAAAATCGTAAGCTATATAATGGTGGAATAAAGTGTTATTATTATCAATATTTTGGAGATAGAAAAAATGGATATAGAAACTAA
- a CDS encoding AI-2E family transporter, whose protein sequence is MNLKNIMKITGIILIFVILQSYFTNPESFSIIIGRWTGYFMTLIMAIFIAILLEPIEKYLKKKSKINDILAISLSIAFVVLIVIIMSLIVIPEIISSLKVLNDMYPAISEKVLTIGKDVTNYLAEKNIYTVSTEELNDSFTNFISNNTSNIKEFVFAFVGGLVNWTLGFTNLIIAFTLAFLILLDKKNLIKTLENLIKIIFGVKNTPYIMNKLRLSKDIFISYISGKIIVSSIVGLCVYIILLITGTPYAALSAILLGVGNMIPYVGSIFGGIVAFFLILLVAPIKTLILLIAIIISQLVDGFVVGPKIIGNKVGLSTFWVMVSMIIFGNLFGIVGMFLGTPILSIIKLFYVDLLKRAEQGGKE, encoded by the coding sequence ATGAATTTAAAAAATATAATGAAAATTACAGGAATAATTTTAATTTTTGTGATATTACAGTCATATTTTACAAATCCAGAAAGTTTCTCAATTATAATTGGAAGATGGACAGGATATTTTATGACTTTGATTATGGCTATTTTTATAGCCATTCTTTTAGAACCAATAGAAAAATATTTAAAGAAGAAAAGTAAGATAAATGATATTTTAGCAATAAGCTTATCAATAGCTTTTGTAGTTCTAATAGTTATAATCATGTCTTTGATAGTGATACCAGAAATTATCTCATCTTTAAAAGTTCTTAATGATATGTATCCAGCTATTTCTGAGAAAGTATTGACAATAGGAAAAGATGTAACAAATTATTTAGCAGAAAAGAATATATATACAGTGAGTACAGAAGAGCTGAATGATTCTTTTACTAATTTTATTAGTAATAATACAAGTAATATCAAAGAATTTGTATTTGCCTTTGTTGGAGGCTTAGTTAACTGGACATTAGGCTTTACAAACTTAATTATAGCATTCACTTTAGCATTTTTAATTTTATTAGATAAGAAAAATCTTATAAAAACATTAGAAAATCTTATAAAAATAATTTTTGGAGTGAAAAATACCCCTTATATTATGAATAAATTAAGATTATCAAAAGATATATTTATAAGTTATATCTCAGGAAAAATAATAGTATCTTCTATAGTTGGATTATGTGTATATATAATTTTACTTATAACAGGAACACCTTATGCAGCTTTAAGTGCTATCTTATTAGGTGTTGGAAATATGATACCTTATGTTGGTTCAATTTTTGGAGGAATAGTAGCATTTTTCTTGATTCTACTAGTTGCTCCAATAAAAACTTTGATATTATTGATAGCAATAATCATATCTCAATTGGTAGATGGCTTTGTAGTAGGACCTAAAATAATAGGTAATAAAGTTGGTTTAAGCACTTTTTGGGTTATGGTTTCTATGATAATTTTTGGAAATTTATTTGGTATAGTAGGAATGTTTTTAGGAACACCTATATTATCAATAATAAAATTATTTTATGTAGATTTATTAAAAAGAGCTGAGCAAGGAGGCAAGGAATGA
- a CDS encoding NusG domain II-containing protein, which yields MKKTKYFKIGDLVIYGFLIIFFSILTLKIGSFKDVKGAKAEIWVDGELKYVYPLQEEEKNVFVETNLGGCNIQFKDNMVRVTTSNSPLKIAVKQGFIKSPGEVIIGIPDRLVVKVVGDSEDDSELDFVAR from the coding sequence ATGAAAAAAACTAAATACTTTAAAATTGGAGATTTAGTTATTTATGGCTTCTTAATTATATTCTTTTCAATACTAACATTGAAAATAGGTAGTTTTAAAGATGTTAAAGGAGCAAAAGCCGAAATATGGGTAGATGGAGAGCTGAAATATGTCTATCCTTTACAGGAAGAAGAAAAAAATGTTTTTGTTGAGACTAATTTAGGTGGTTGTAATATTCAATTTAAAGATAATATGGTAAGGGTTACAACTTCTAATTCACCACTTAAAATAGCAGTCAAGCAAGGATTTATTAAATCACCAGGAGAAGTTATAATAGGTATACCAGATAGATTGGTGGTTAAGGTAGTAGGTGATTCTGAAGATGATTCAGAATTAGATTTTGTAGCAAGATAA
- a CDS encoding phosphatidylserine decarboxylase yields the protein MKFEQIKYIERKTGEIKTEKVMGEGALKFLYYNPFGKLALNAIVKRKFVSDWYGNKMSKPESKEKIKGFVEEMGIDMNDYKRSIDEYTSFNDFFYRELKEGARDIDYDEKVIVSPADGKILAYQNIKEVDKFFVKGSEFTLEEFFNDKELAKKYEDGTFVIIRLAPADYHRFHFPADGEISEVKKISGDYYSVSTHAIKTNFRIFCENKREYAILKTKNFGDIAMFDVGATMVGGIVQTYKENSLVKKADEKGYFLFGGSTCILVFEKGKVEIDKDILENTQNKIETRIYMGEKFGNEKN from the coding sequence ATGAAATTTGAACAAATAAAATATATAGAAAGAAAGACAGGAGAAATAAAAACAGAAAAGGTTATGGGTGAAGGAGCATTGAAGTTCCTTTACTATAATCCTTTTGGAAAATTAGCTTTAAATGCTATTGTAAAAAGAAAATTTGTTTCTGATTGGTATGGAAACAAGATGTCTAAACCTGAATCCAAAGAGAAAATAAAAGGCTTTGTAGAAGAAATGGGTATAGATATGAACGATTATAAGAGATCTATAGATGAATATACAAGTTTTAATGATTTCTTCTATCGTGAATTAAAAGAAGGAGCTAGAGATATTGACTATGATGAAAAGGTAATAGTTTCTCCAGCAGATGGGAAGATATTAGCCTATCAAAATATAAAAGAAGTTGATAAGTTCTTTGTCAAAGGCTCTGAATTTACTTTAGAAGAATTTTTTAATGACAAAGAATTAGCAAAAAAATATGAAGATGGAACTTTTGTAATAATCAGATTGGCACCAGCTGACTATCATAGATTTCATTTTCCAGCAGATGGAGAAATTTCAGAAGTTAAAAAGATTTCTGGAGACTATTATTCAGTTTCAACCCATGCAATAAAGACTAATTTTAGAATATTCTGTGAAAACAAAAGAGAATATGCAATACTTAAAACTAAAAACTTTGGAGATATTGCAATGTTTGATGTCGGAGCAACTATGGTTGGTGGGATAGTTCAAACATATAAGGAAAACAGCTTAGTAAAAAAAGCTGATGAAAAAGGATATTTTCTTTTTGGTGGGTCAACTTGTATCTTAGTTTTTGAAAAAGGTAAGGTTGAAATAGATAAAGACATATTAGAGAATACTCAAAATAAGATAGAAACAAGAATTTATATGGGAGAAAAATTTGGAAATGAAAAAAACTAA
- a CDS encoding nicotinate phosphoribosyltransferase, whose protein sequence is MNNDIILTEFARVINSDRYQYTESDIFLMENMQNKIAVFDMFFRKTEDGGFAVVSGIQEVIHLIEVLNTTSEEEKRKYFSKVLEEEHLVDFLSKMKFTGDLYAIQDGEIVYPNEPIITIKAPLIQAKILETPILNIMNMNLGIATKASMVTRAADPVKVLAFGSRRAHGFDSAVQGNKAAVIGGCFGHSNLITEYKYGLPSNGTMSHSYIQAFGVGAEAEKEAFVTFIKHRRQRKSNSLILLVDTYDTIHIGIENAIKAFKECGIDDNYEGIYGVRLDSGDLAYQSKKCRKRFDEEGFTKAKITLTNSLDEQLIRSLREQGACVDMYGVGDAIAVSKSYPCFGGVYKIVELDEEPLIKISGDVIKISNPGFKEVYRIFDKDGYAYADLISLVKNDKDKEKLLNNEDFTIRDEKYDFKSSLIEKDKYTFTKLTKQYIKDGKIEQDLYDELFDIMKSQKHYFDSLAKVSEERKRLENPHSYKVDLSSDLIELKYGLINKIKNV, encoded by the coding sequence ATGAATAATGATATTATTTTAACAGAATTTGCAAGAGTTATCAACTCTGATAGATATCAATATACAGAAAGTGATATTTTTCTTATGGAAAACATGCAAAATAAGATTGCAGTTTTTGATATGTTTTTTAGAAAAACAGAAGATGGAGGATTTGCTGTTGTATCAGGAATACAAGAAGTTATCCATCTAATAGAAGTTTTAAATACTACTTCTGAAGAAGAAAAAAGAAAATATTTTTCTAAAGTTTTAGAAGAAGAACATCTAGTAGATTTCTTATCTAAGATGAAATTTACAGGAGATTTATATGCAATACAAGATGGAGAAATAGTTTATCCTAATGAGCCAATAATAACTATAAAGGCTCCATTGATACAAGCTAAAATTTTAGAAACTCCTATACTAAATATAATGAATATGAACTTAGGAATTGCAACTAAGGCATCTATGGTAACAAGAGCAGCAGATCCTGTTAAAGTTCTTGCTTTTGGAAGTAGAAGAGCACATGGTTTTGATAGTGCTGTTCAAGGAAATAAGGCAGCTGTTATTGGTGGATGTTTTGGACACTCAAACTTAATTACAGAATATAAATATGGACTTCCTTCTAATGGAACTATGTCTCACTCATATATTCAAGCTTTTGGAGTTGGAGCTGAAGCAGAAAAAGAAGCCTTTGTTACTTTTATTAAACATAGAAGACAAAGAAAAAGTAATTCTTTAATACTTTTAGTTGATACTTATGACACTATCCATATAGGAATTGAAAATGCTATAAAGGCTTTTAAAGAATGTGGAATAGATGATAATTATGAAGGAATCTATGGAGTAAGATTGGACTCAGGTGACTTGGCATATCAATCTAAAAAATGCCGTAAGAGATTTGATGAAGAAGGATTTACTAAGGCAAAAATTACTTTGACAAATTCTTTAGATGAACAGTTGATAAGATCACTTCGTGAACAAGGGGCTTGTGTAGATATGTATGGTGTTGGAGATGCCATAGCAGTAAGTAAATCATATCCTTGTTTTGGTGGAGTATATAAAATAGTTGAGCTAGATGAAGAACCATTAATAAAAATTTCAGGAGATGTTATAAAAATATCAAACCCTGGATTTAAAGAAGTATATAGAATATTTGATAAAGATGGTTATGCTTATGCAGACTTAATAAGTTTAGTTAAAAATGACAAAGACAAAGAAAAACTATTAAATAATGAAGACTTTACAATAAGAGATGAAAAATATGATTTCAAATCAAGTCTTATTGAAAAAGATAAGTATACATTTACAAAATTAACTAAACAATATATAAAAGATGGTAAGATTGAACAAGATTTATATGATGAATTATTTGATATTATGAAATCTCAAAAACATTATTTCGATTCTTTAGCTAAGGTTTCTGAAGAAAGAAAGAGACTTGAAAACCCACATAGCTATAAGGTAGACTTATCGTCTGACTTAATAGAATTAAAATATGGTTTAATTAATAAGATAAAAAATGTCTAA
- the dtd gene encoding D-aminoacyl-tRNA deacylase: MRTVIQRVKYAKVNVDGKTIGEIDKGLLVLLGITHEDTIKEVKWLANKTKNLRIFEDEEERMNLSLEDVKGKVLIISQFTLYGNSIKGNRPSFIDAAKPDYAKDLYLKFIEEFKSFGIETQEGEFGADMKVELLNDGPVTIIIDTKDASIK; the protein is encoded by the coding sequence ATGAGAACAGTTATACAAAGAGTTAAGTATGCAAAGGTAAACGTTGACGGAAAGACTATAGGAGAAATTGATAAAGGACTTTTAGTTCTTTTGGGTATTACTCATGAGGATACTATTAAAGAAGTCAAATGGCTTGCTAACAAAACTAAAAATTTAAGAATTTTTGAAGATGAAGAAGAAAGAATGAATCTTTCTTTGGAAGATGTAAAAGGAAAAGTTTTAATAATTTCTCAATTTACTCTTTATGGAAATTCTATAAAGGGAAATAGACCTTCTTTTATTGATGCGGCTAAGCCTGATTATGCAAAAGATTTATACTTAAAATTTATTGAAGAATTTAAAAGTTTTGGTATAGAAACTCAAGAAGGTGAATTTGGTGCTGATATGAAAGTTGAACTTTTAAACGATGGACCAGTAACAATTATTATAGATACTAAAGATGCAAGCATTAAATAA
- a CDS encoding YfcC family protein encodes MKRKNWEFPTAYTVLFLILILVTVLTHIIPSGKYDRLSYQENTKEFVIESYGKDDEKLLATQETLDRLNINIDVDKFTNGTIKKPMAIPNTYTKVSGHAQGVDDLILAPISGLADSIDIIIFVLILSGIVGIVNKTGTFSLAMKAISQKTKGREFMLVMISFIFFAAGGTIFGAWEETIPFYSILIPLFLVNGFDPLVPMATIFLASAIGCMFSTVNPFSTIIASNAAGISFNEGLKFRFGALVVFSMITLAYLYRYIKKVKENPEKSIVIEEKDEINERYLKDYQEETTIKFNWSKKLILFLFIVQFAIMIWGVASQGWWFQEAAALFFLVSIIIMFVSGLSEKEAVNAFIAGASDVVGVALIIGLARAINIIMENGMISDTLLFYSSNLVSEMGKGLFAVALLFIFVFLGIFIPSTSGLAVLSMPILAPLADTLGLSRAIVVDAFSWGQGVILFIAPTGLIFVVLQIVGIPYNKWLKFVMPLLIVITILTTIMIYILSVFFR; translated from the coding sequence GTGAAAAGGAAAAATTGGGAGTTTCCGACAGCATACACAGTATTGTTTTTAATTTTAATTTTGGTGACAGTGTTAACACACATTATACCATCAGGAAAATATGATAGGCTCTCATATCAAGAGAATACTAAAGAATTTGTGATAGAGAGTTATGGAAAAGATGACGAAAAATTATTAGCTACTCAAGAAACTTTAGATAGGTTAAATATAAACATAGATGTAGATAAGTTTACAAATGGAACTATCAAAAAACCTATGGCTATTCCAAATACTTATACTAAAGTAAGTGGGCATGCTCAAGGTGTAGATGATTTGATTTTAGCACCAATTTCTGGATTAGCTGATTCTATAGATATAATAATTTTTGTTTTAATATTAAGTGGTATAGTAGGGATAGTGAATAAGACAGGAACATTTTCTCTTGCTATGAAGGCTATATCTCAAAAAACAAAGGGAAGAGAATTTATGCTTGTTATGATAAGTTTTATTTTCTTTGCAGCAGGTGGAACAATTTTTGGAGCTTGGGAAGAAACAATTCCTTTCTATTCTATACTTATACCTTTGTTTTTAGTAAATGGCTTTGATCCTCTGGTTCCAATGGCAACTATATTTTTAGCTTCTGCTATAGGTTGTATGTTTTCTACAGTAAATCCTTTTTCTACAATAATTGCATCAAATGCAGCTGGGATTTCTTTTAATGAAGGCTTGAAATTTAGATTTGGAGCTCTTGTGGTATTTTCTATGATAACTTTAGCATATCTTTACAGATATATTAAGAAAGTTAAAGAGAATCCAGAGAAATCTATTGTTATAGAAGAAAAAGATGAAATTAATGAAAGATATTTAAAAGATTATCAAGAAGAAACAACTATAAAATTTAACTGGAGTAAAAAATTAATCCTATTTCTATTCATAGTTCAATTTGCTATTATGATATGGGGGGTAGCTTCACAAGGTTGGTGGTTCCAAGAGGCAGCAGCTTTATTCTTCCTTGTATCAATAATAATTATGTTTGTATCAGGTCTTAGTGAAAAAGAAGCAGTTAATGCCTTTATTGCTGGTGCATCTGATGTTGTTGGGGTAGCTTTAATCATAGGTTTAGCTAGAGCAATTAACATTATAATGGAAAATGGAATGATCTCAGATACTTTATTATTCTATTCTTCAAATCTAGTTTCAGAAATGGGTAAAGGATTATTTGCAGTAGCATTACTATTTATATTTGTATTCTTAGGAATTTTTATTCCATCAACATCAGGTTTAGCAGTATTATCTATGCCAATACTTGCACCTCTTGCAGATACTTTAGGATTATCAAGGGCTATTGTTGTTGATGCTTTTTCTTGGGGACAAGGAGTAATTCTATTTATTGCTCCAACAGGATTGATATTTGTTGTTTTACAAATAGTAGGAATACCTTATAATAAATGGTTAAAATTTGTAATGCCACTTCTAATAGTTATTACAATACTAACAACTATTATGATATACATCTTATCAGTATTCTTTAGATAA
- a CDS encoding GlsB/YeaQ/YmgE family stress response membrane protein — protein MGIIAWLILGAFSGWIASIIMGKNSSMGAIANIVTGIIGAFIGGVVFNFFGAQRVTGFNLHSVLVSVVGACILLWILNKISKK, from the coding sequence ATGGGAATAATAGCTTGGCTAATACTTGGAGCTTTTTCTGGGTGGATAGCTAGTATAATAATGGGTAAAAATTCTTCAATGGGAGCGATTGCTAATATAGTAACAGGAATTATTGGTGCTTTTATTGGAGGAGTAGTTTTTAATTTTTTTGGAGCACAGAGGGTAACAGGATTTAACCTTCATAGTGTTTTAGTATCTGTAGTAGGAGCTTGCATTTTACTTTGGATATTGAACAAAATTAGTAAAAAATAA
- a CDS encoding YtxH domain-containing protein — MGLINYIHEKRLEKERAARNEKILGTLKVLAGVGAGFTLGVLFAPKSGKETRKDISDAAKKGANYVGENLTNAKNYIQEKTSEIKEALAERYDELTTETIPEKVEEIEEEVEEKVKEVKEKAKK, encoded by the coding sequence ATGGGATTAATAAATTATATTCATGAAAAACGTCTTGAAAAAGAAAGAGCTGCTAGAAATGAAAAAATACTTGGTACATTAAAAGTTCTTGCTGGTGTAGGAGCAGGGTTTACATTAGGTGTTTTATTTGCTCCAAAATCAGGAAAAGAGACTAGAAAAGATATCTCAGATGCTGCTAAAAAAGGAGCTAATTATGTAGGTGAAAATCTTACTAATGCTAAAAATTATATCCAAGAAAAAACTTCTGAAATAAAAGAAGCTCTTGCTGAAAGATATGATGAACTTACTACTGAAACTATTCCAGAAAAGGTTGAAGAAATAGAAGAAGAAGTTGAGGAAAAAGTTAAAGAAGTAAAAGAAAAGGCAAAAAAGTAG
- the hpf gene encoding ribosome hibernation-promoting factor, HPF/YfiA family, giving the protein MKLSIHGRKITLTDAIKKYAEEKISRVEKFNDSILKIDATLAASKLKTGNAHVTEILAYLSGSTLKATATETDLYASIDKAVDIMENQLKKHKEKRSRAKVQDDTRKKSYSFDYIVEPEEKVSDEKKLVRVYLPLKPMEISEAILQLEYLNRVFFAFTNSETGKMAVVYKRKDGDYGVIEE; this is encoded by the coding sequence ATGAAATTATCAATTCATGGAAGAAAAATTACTTTGACTGATGCAATCAAAAAATATGCTGAAGAAAAGATCTCAAGAGTAGAAAAATTTAATGATTCTATATTAAAGATCGATGCAACCTTAGCTGCTTCTAAATTGAAAACAGGAAATGCTCATGTAACTGAAATTCTAGCTTATTTAAGTGGAAGTACTTTAAAAGCTACTGCTACAGAAACTGATTTATATGCTTCAATAGATAAAGCTGTAGATATTATGGAAAATCAATTGAAAAAACATAAAGAAAAACGTAGTAGAGCTAAAGTTCAAGATGATACTAGAAAGAAATCATATAGTTTTGATTATATAGTAGAACCTGAAGAAAAAGTTTCTGATGAAAAGAAACTTGTAAGAGTATACCTACCTCTAAAGCCTATGGAAATATCTGAAGCAATATTACAACTTGAATATTTAAATAGAGTTTTCTTCGCTTTTACTAACTCAGAAACAGGGAAAATGGCTGTAGTTTATAAAAGAAAAGATGGAGACTATGGAGTTATAGAAGAATAG
- the hemB gene encoding porphobilinogen synthase yields MFTRTRRLRRNVLTRELVKNISIETSSLIYPLFICDGENIKSEIESMPEQYRYSLDRLNEELDELLELGINNILLFGIPNYKDEIGSQAYDEEGIVQKAIRHIRKNYSDKFLIITDVCMCEYTSHGHCGILHNHDVDNDETLKYIAKIALSHAKAGADIIAPSDMMDGRIAKIREVLDQNNFKDIPIMAYSVKYSSAYYGPFRDAADSAPSFGDRKTYQMDFRSTNNFYAEVEADTQEGADFIMVKPAMAYLDVIKAVSEVSHLPIVAYNVSGEYSMVKAAAKNNWIDEKKIVMENIYAIKRAGADIIITYHAKDIAKWVSN; encoded by the coding sequence ATGTTTACAAGAACAAGAAGATTAAGAAGAAATGTATTAACAAGAGAATTAGTAAAAAATATTAGTATAGAAACTAGCTCACTTATCTATCCTTTATTTATATGTGATGGTGAAAATATAAAGAGTGAAATTGAATCTATGCCTGAACAATATAGATATTCTTTAGATAGATTAAATGAAGAATTAGATGAGTTATTAGAATTAGGAATTAATAATATTTTACTTTTTGGAATACCGAATTATAAAGATGAAATAGGGAGTCAGGCCTATGATGAAGAAGGTATAGTTCAAAAAGCTATAAGACATATCAGAAAAAATTATTCAGACAAATTTTTAATTATAACAGATGTGTGTATGTGCGAATATACTTCTCATGGACATTGTGGTATTTTACATAATCATGATGTAGATAATGATGAAACTTTAAAATATATAGCTAAGATAGCTCTTTCTCATGCAAAAGCTGGTGCAGATATAATAGCACCATCCGATATGATGGATGGAAGAATAGCAAAAATCAGAGAAGTTTTAGATCAAAATAATTTTAAAGACATACCCATAATGGCTTACAGTGTTAAGTATTCATCAGCATATTATGGACCTTTTAGAGATGCTGCTGACTCAGCACCAAGTTTTGGAGATAGAAAAACTTATCAAATGGACTTTAGAAGCACTAATAATTTCTATGCTGAAGTGGAAGCTGACACACAAGAAGGTGCAGATTTTATAATGGTAAAGCCCGCTATGGCATATTTAGATGTTATAAAGGCAGTATCAGAAGTAAGTCATTTACCTATAGTTGCCTATAATGTAAGTGGAGAATATTCTATGGTTAAGGCAGCTGCAAAAAATAATTGGATAGATGAAAAGAAAATTGTTATGGAAAATATTTATGCAATAAAAAGAGCAGGAGCAGATATAATAATTACTTATCATGCAAAGGATATTGCAAAATGGGTGTCTAATTAA
- a CDS encoding toxin-antitoxin system YwqK family antitoxin, with product MKKRLIVLLMFLLSCMAIYSNDVSTQSNSNSFSSKNFLKKLNSLTPENPEKTEKFASYLKNEMERKKEVSYLVKVDKEEKRITVLTENEEVLFDESVSEEVINSFPIYQGKIKEVEEKGLVKTYVEASYIVKLARKPNSKNKKIEEEEMKEKTELSKLEDNVKLLLKSYDVLNSTIASIYEARDKMVTVQNYRNKTMTITAEEDGQKIRVVYEFDNTFISGAMKIFVDNVLMSQSRIKNLLPDGEIKLFNETGKISGMATAKEGKLDGVAKLFDENGNTVEEVIYKNNKIVKRIK from the coding sequence ATGAAAAAAAGATTAATAGTATTATTGATGTTTTTATTATCTTGTATGGCAATTTATTCAAATGATGTTAGCACTCAAAGTAATTCAAATTCTTTTAGTTCAAAAAACTTTTTAAAAAAATTGAATTCTTTAACACCTGAAAATCCAGAAAAAACAGAGAAATTTGCAAGTTATCTAAAAAATGAAATGGAAAGAAAAAAAGAAGTTAGTTATCTTGTAAAAGTTGATAAAGAAGAAAAGAGAATAACTGTTTTAACTGAAAATGAAGAAGTTCTTTTTGATGAATCTGTTTCAGAAGAAGTGATAAATTCTTTTCCAATATATCAAGGTAAAATTAAAGAAGTTGAAGAAAAAGGATTAGTAAAGACATATGTGGAAGCAAGCTATATTGTAAAGTTAGCTAGGAAACCAAATTCTAAAAATAAAAAAATAGAAGAAGAAGAAATGAAAGAAAAGACAGAATTATCCAAGTTGGAAGATAATGTTAAATTACTTTTAAAATCTTATGATGTTTTAAATTCTACTATTGCTAGTATATATGAAGCTAGAGACAAGATGGTTACTGTTCAAAATTATAGAAATAAAACAATGACTATTACAGCTGAAGAAGATGGTCAAAAAATAAGAGTAGTATATGAATTTGATAATACTTTTATAAGTGGAGCTATGAAAATATTTGTTGATAATGTTCTTATGTCTCAATCAAGGATTAAAAACCTACTTCCAGATGGAGAAATAAAATTATTCAATGAAACTGGCAAAATTTCAGGAATGGCTACTGCTAAGGAAGGAAAATTAGATGGTGTAGCAAAATTATTTGATGAAAATGGAAATACAGTAGAAGAAGTTATATATAAAAATAATAAAATTGTGAAAAGAATAAAATAA